The following are from one region of the Passer domesticus isolate bPasDom1 chromosome 26 unlocalized genomic scaffold, bPasDom1.hap1 SUPER_26_unloc_1, whole genome shotgun sequence genome:
- the LOC135291662 gene encoding uncharacterized protein LOC135291662 → MPSLEEEMLPVSALRLYWDLVNFTKELRATLHHTDHTWWRRNVICDDDDPVTFLSRALAAYKSTPWTPWDHVTMATSEWLHSVAVVEESWTELTWAATKLHNACRRVAAEAADMAATATTWERHMQDKAARDGTAQENMVELGQALSREEGDEVVAGHEAWVSRQARVAASKATTATKVRQWAEVSLGLLERLVAACDEATAFPRELLHRVEDIEMTLEETDGESSDVPEDLVAKVAEAERLWEANIHLAKDHLLGTLQDIIKFYFTGAPASPSACGVDERCQRAIEDIPRLLQPTEHPQSIPKVSAVSMELQETHGGQAVPKSHRGHPKAAAETVTSSGQ, encoded by the exons ATGCCCAGtctggaggaggagatgctGCCCGTGTCTGCATTGCGCCTGTACTGGGACCTGGTGAACTTCACCAAGGAGCTCCGGGCCACCCTGCACCACACTGATCACACCTGGTGGCGCCGCAATGTCATCTGCGATGATGATGACCCTGTCACCTTCCTGAGCCGGGCCCTGGCTGCCTACAAGAGCACGCCATGGACCCCCTGGGACCATGTAACAATGGCGACCAGTGAGTGGCTGCACTCGGTGGCTGTAGTTGAGGAGAGCTGGACTGAGCTGACCTGGGCAGCCACCAAGCTCCACAATGCCTGCAGGAGGGTGGCCGCTGAGGCGGCCGAcatggcagccactgccaccaccTGGGAAAGGCACATGCAGGACAAGGCTGCCCGTGAtgggacagctcaggaaaacatggtggagctgggtcaggccctgagcagagaggaggggGATGAGGTGGTGGCCGGGCATGAAGCCTGGGTGAGCAGACAGGCCAGGGTGGCTGCCAGCAAGGCAACAACGGCCACCAAGGTGAGACAGTGGGCAGAagtgtccctggggctgctggagcgctTGGTGGCCGCGTGTGACGAAGCCACGGCGTTCCCCCgggagctgctgcacagggTTGAGGACATCGAGATGACCCTGGAGGAGACAGACGGGGAGTCCTCCGATGTCCCCGAGGACTTGGTGGCCAAGGTGGCCGAGGCCGAGCGGCTGTGGGAGGCCAACATCCATCTGGCCAAGgatcacctgctggggacacttcaAGACATCATCAAGTTCTATTTCACTGGTGCTCCCGCCAGCCCCAGTGCCTGTGGGGTGGATGAGCGGTGCCAAAGAGCCATCGAGGACATCCCAAGGCTCCTTCAACCCACGGAGCATCCCCAGAGCATCCCCAAGGTGTCCGCAGTGAGCATGGAGCTCCAAGAG ACACACGGTGGCCAAGCGGTGCCAAAAAGCCATCGAGGACATCCCAAGGCTGCTGCGGAGACAGTGACGTCATCAGGGCAGTGA